A genomic window from Candidatus Zixiibacteriota bacterium includes:
- a CDS encoding VWA domain-containing protein, which produces MRKLQNIKLLALAASLLLATGAISAKAVTLKPSVEIDCPAILADHTGTVYVVVQFDVPTIEIIRRDDRPDLSLAMVIDRSGSMADHGKMDYAKKSAMFVVDQLNPADKLAVVEYDDRINVLWPSQPVRSTRQIKQRIADLYPRGATNLTGGMMEGVNEVFYSMSDGGIDRVLLLSDGLANRGVTDHNRIMRMVRDARRKGITISTIGLGLDYNEDLMQMIAQHGGGNYYFVEHPNQMRDIFAQEMGTIFATVASDVRAIFRPSRGVRNVEVFGYLNDRRDSDVVVDLGSVYGGEKMSLVLRIDLDPHDRGRANIGTLELEYTDVAEKAPRTFSKVIDVEVTPDIDKVRNSQKSDITVEATLVEADNFHEKQIRLYEAGKVEEAKKNIAVLKDELVQKNTVLAAPMIDKKLEALEMEADQMAMAEVDNEFKSGYLKKQKSRLAESQQGGRTQYVQQMGDSGFEVKQLQQALADRGFYSGPVDGNFTSDVSDAVKKFQSASKLKADGIAGPATLKELGIY; this is translated from the coding sequence ATGCGTAAGCTCCAGAACATCAAACTGTTAGCGTTGGCGGCCAGCCTGCTGCTCGCCACCGGGGCCATCTCGGCCAAGGCTGTGACGCTCAAACCGTCGGTAGAAATCGACTGCCCGGCAATCCTCGCCGACCACACCGGGACGGTCTATGTTGTGGTTCAGTTCGATGTCCCGACTATTGAAATAATCCGCCGCGATGATCGCCCCGACCTGAGCCTGGCGATGGTGATCGACCGTTCCGGCTCTATGGCTGATCACGGCAAGATGGATTACGCCAAGAAATCCGCCATGTTCGTTGTCGACCAGCTCAACCCGGCCGACAAACTCGCCGTAGTCGAATATGATGACCGCATCAATGTCCTCTGGCCGTCCCAGCCGGTCCGCTCTACCCGCCAGATTAAACAACGGATCGCCGATCTGTATCCGCGGGGGGCGACCAATCTCACCGGCGGCATGATGGAGGGTGTGAACGAGGTCTTCTACAGCATGTCCGATGGCGGCATCGACCGCGTGCTGCTTCTGTCCGATGGTCTCGCCAACAGAGGCGTGACTGACCACAACCGGATTATGCGCATGGTTCGCGATGCCCGGCGCAAAGGCATCACCATCTCTACAATTGGACTCGGCCTGGATTACAACGAAGACCTCATGCAGATGATCGCCCAGCACGGCGGCGGCAACTACTACTTCGTCGAACATCCCAACCAGATGCGCGATATCTTCGCGCAGGAGATGGGTACCATTTTCGCCACGGTGGCCTCCGATGTCCGCGCTATTTTCAGGCCTTCCCGCGGTGTGCGCAATGTCGAGGTGTTCGGCTATCTCAACGATCGCCGAGATTCCGATGTTGTCGTTGACCTCGGCAGTGTCTATGGTGGCGAGAAAATGTCGCTCGTGTTGCGCATCGATCTCGACCCGCACGACAGGGGAAGAGCTAACATCGGCACGCTGGAGCTGGAGTACACCGATGTTGCCGAGAAAGCTCCCCGCACATTCTCGAAAGTGATTGATGTCGAGGTTACGCCCGATATCGACAAGGTCCGTAACTCGCAGAAGAGCGATATCACGGTCGAGGCTACCCTGGTCGAGGCTGACAACTTCCACGAAAAGCAGATCCGTCTGTACGAGGCTGGCAAGGTGGAGGAAGCCAAAAAGAATATTGCTGTCCTCAAAGACGAGTTGGTCCAGAAAAACACCGTCCTTGCCGCCCCCATGATCGACAAGAAGCTCGAGGCGCTGGAGATGGAGGCTGACCAGATGGCGATGGCGGAAGTCGACAACGAATTCAAGTCCGGCTACCTCAAGAAGCAGAAATCGCGTCTGGCCGAATCGCAGCAGGGCGGACGTACCCAGTATGTCCAGCAGATGGGCGATAGCGGCTTTGAAGTCAAACAGCTTCAGCAGGCGCTGGCCGATCGCGGCTTCTACAGTGGCCCGGTTGACGGCAACTTCACGAGCGATGTTTCCGATGCCGTCAAGAAATTCCAGTCGGCGTCGAAGCTCAAAGCCGATGGTATCGCCGGCCCGGCTACCCTGAAAGAATTGGGCATCTATTAA